Genomic DNA from Mus musculus strain C57BL/6J chromosome 19 genomic patch of type FIX, GRCm38.p6 PATCHES MG4249_PATCH:
GTCCTGAGCCAGAGCCGCCAGGGCTCTTAACTCTGAGTCATCTCTGAAGTCCACCCTGAGTTCCTTGCCTCTAATTTCAAGGACTGGTATTGGATCATAGACCAGTCTTGCCTTGAGCTCACcaaaatccttctgcctccgccGTACTGTGTTCAGCCTTGCATTCTTTTTAGGTGTGGATGTTTCGTCTgcctttttatgtgtgtgcaccaagTCAAGCttggtggaggtcagagaaaagcatgggtcctctggaagtggagttacagatggtgagccacaatgtgggtgtggGGACCTAAACTTGatcccaggtcctttgcaaaagcaacaagtgctctgaacAGCTGAACCAGGTCTCCAGCCTCCTTGTAGTGTTTTAGAGCAACAGTTTCCCTCACATCTTAAACTGGCCATAATACACACTGCAGGGGCGCTACTGCGCCTGAGTTTAATCCTAGGACTACAATCTCCCAGAAGTCACGGAGGAACTTCTTCTGGCGTGATCCTAGATGACCAATCGTTGAGGAGCTCAGCTTACCCGCCCTGGAGCAGCAGGACTACTTCTTCCATAAGCCATTGCGGGTTTGGCTGTCATTTTCAGATTTAGAGAGGGCCGGGTGAGCAAGGACTCCCCATTTCCCAGCAGGCAGTGCGGCCATAGGAGGCGCGGGACTTCATTTCCCAGCAGGCTTCAGGCGGCGGGCGCCGCGGTGCCTTGTGTGGGATGTAAGCGCGGAGGTGGGCGCGGGGGACCGAAGCCGGGACTCTCCTTGGGACTTGTGGGAGGCTGGTTTGGGTTTGCCTTCTGGACAGGCTCCAGAGGGCCGGGTAGAGATTGTAGGGACTGGAGGGGCGGCCTTTGAGGGTCCCCAATAGGTCTTTGGGAGCAGCCTCATCGGGGCTGGGGGTCCCGGAATTGTAAGGAACTAGAAGGCCCTATATAGCCTTGGTTGAAGGGTCTCAGAAACCGAGCCGCCGCCCGTGAGCACAGGACGAAGCGGCTGGCGAAGCAGAATTGTGGCGGAGGGTAGAGCCTTAGCCGAGCCTGGGAGGGGGCTCTCTCGCCGAGCCCGACCCTCCCTCCCTCGGCTCGCCCGCAGGCCACCGCCCGCCGCCATGGGGCTGAAGGCCGCCCAGAAGACGCTGTTCCCTCTGCGCTCTATCGACGACGTGGTGCGCCTGTTTGCTGCAGAGCTGGGCCGAGAGGAGCCTGACCTGGTGCTCCTGTCCTTGGTCCTGGGCTTCGTGGAGCATTTCCTGGCTGTCAACCGTGTCATCCCCACCAACGTGCCGGAGCTCACCTTCCAGCCCAGCCCCGCACCCGACCCTCCTGGTGGCCTCACCTACTTCCCGGTGGCCGACCTATCCATCATTGCTGCCCTCTATGCCCGATTCACCGCTCAGATCCGCGGCGCTGTGGACCTCTCCCTCTATCCTCGAGAGGGAGGTGTTTCTAGTCGCGAACTGGTAAAAAAGGTCTCGGATGTCATATGGAACAGCCTCAGCCGCTCCTACTTCAAGGACCGGGCCCACATCCAGTCCCTCTTCAGCTTCATCACAGGTTGGAGTCAGACAGGTGGTCAGGAGAGCAAATGAGTGTTGTCTTACCTCTTCTCATGTCTGAACAATATGGCTTATAGCCCTTTTGAGACTTGTAAACCTTGTGTGGTGGGGCAGGTATTATTTCTCCTTCGCAGTTGTGGAAAGAGAATTCTGAAGAGGGGAATGTCAGAATGACAGGGCTGAGACTGGAACCTGGTCATTTGGTGCCAGCTTTTACTCCCCAGTCTTTCAACAGTCCCAGCCCTGCCATTGAATAGCCAGAGGGATCTGGCAGCCCAACATATGGGGAAAGAAGGTGGTAGCAGACTGGGGAGGTAGGACAAATGGGTGGGTACATTTGAGACAATTAAGATTAtacctttgaaaatattttgaaaggaagCACGGGCTTGACTAAGGACAAAGTGCTTCAGCTCTCCGTGCAATGTACTGAGCAAGCATCTGAGGCCTCTTGTGAGCTTTGAGGAAAAAAGTGCAGAGATAAATCAGAACATGaagaagggaggggtgggggttcGTGGGGTCATGGGCTTGCTCTCCTTGACACAGTCTGATAGCTGTACAATAGACACTGGGTTAAGTCATTATGTTAACAGAAGTACTTGGTGTAGAAAAGGGAGGGGCAGTTTCTGGCTGGGTGGACCTGAGATCCAGAAGGGTTCTGGGGTTGGGTTATTGGGAGGGAGCTGCTGCGAGCATAAAAGGGTGAACATAGTGGATAGGGTGTGTGATGCCTGGATACAGGCTTGAGAGGTGCTAGAGGGGGCATGGCTCCCTTCTTCCAGGACAGAGCTCTCATGACTGCCCTTTACCACAGGCACCAAACTGGACAGCTCGGGCGTGGCCTTTGCAGTGGTAGGGGCCTGCCAGGCTCTGGGTCTCAGAGATGTCCATCTGGCCCTGTCTGAAGATCATGCTTGGGTGGTGTTTGGGCCCAACGGGGAGCAGACAGCTGAGGTGACGTGGCACGGCAAAGGCAACGAGGACCGCAGAGGCCAGACAGTCAATGCCGGTGTGGCTGAGCGGGTATTGTATCTTCCCTCCATTGTGcccttttccttctgtgagtctAAGTGACCTGAGGGATTCTGCTCCCCAGGCCAGGCTCCCCTACCACTGTCCCTCTGTGTTTATGTACCAAGGCGGGGGGCGGAGGCAGGGCAGGTGAATTGATTTACGTTGCTGTGCCCTAGAGCAGGCTCAAGGTGGTACATCCTGAGATGTCTGCTTTTCTCCCTTTCCAAGAGCTGGCTGTACCTGAAGGGGTCGTACATGCGCTGCGACCGTAAGATGGAGGTGGCGTTCATGGTGTGTGCCATCAACCCTTCCATCGATCTTCACACTGACTCTTTGGAACTGTTGCAACTACAGCAGGTGAGGAGACTGCCCCAGCCCAggaccttcccttccccttctgtaCAGAGAACTGATCCTTTCCAATGCACACGAAGGGCTTTGTGAGTCTTTACTCCTAGCCCTTCTGTGGTGGGAGGGCGCTGTTTCCTCTGGTCACTTCTCTAGCTGACTGGGGCTCCCTTCTACTTACCACGCCCCTCTCCCTTTGGCTCTAGAAGCTGCTCTGGCTGCTGTATGACCTCGGACATCTGGAAAGGTCAGTGGAAGGCTATGATCAGATAGGCTTTGTGGGGATCAGGGAACTGAGTGATAGCCTGATTTTATGATCTGTTCCCAGATACCCCATGGCGCTAGGGAACTTGGCAGACCTGGAGGAGCTGGAGCCTACCCCGGGCCGGCCAGACCCACTCACCCTTTATCACAAGGTGAGGGCATCTCAGAAAACAGCAGCTCCTTTCTGgggatggagaggagagaggtgaaAAGGGAAGAACTCTGTGTGTTGGAGGGTATTTCCTGCCTTACTTTGTGTAGGGCATGTGTGTAATGAGGGTAGTTCTGTGTTTAAGAAGAGCCCTGGCTCCCCCAGCTAGGAGTGGCAGGGCCCGATTGATCCCACAAGCCCTGCAGTTTTCAGCTGCCCTTTATTATCCTGGCTATAGCCTGTGGTAGCACTGTGGAGAGATGTTAGCTTGCTCATTGTGGTAGGAGGCTGGTTGGGCTTGAAGTCTTTACACAGGACCATGTGGTGAAGAAACCTGCCCCAGGCTTGAGTGTTTCCCTGCTCCTCCCTAGGCCTTGTTTTGTGGGGTCACCACTCCTACTGTCTGCCCTTGCTTTAGCAAGCAGGCTTGTAGATCCAGGCCTGGAATGGAGGTGGGAGGGAGTATGGAACACCAGGCAAAGGGGCCAGCAGTATTAGAGACAGGGAGGACCCTTTAGCATCCTTTTTCTGTAGCGTATCAGTGATGAGGCAGCTGGGGGCTGCCTCCCTGAGGTTCCTCTGCTCCATCCTCCAGGGAATTGCCTCAGCTAAGACCTACTACCAGGATGAACACATCTACCCCTACATGTACCTGGCTGGCTACCACTGTCGCAACCGAAATGTGCGCGAAGCCCTGCAGGCCTGGGCCGACACTGCCACTGTTATCCAAGAGTGAGGATTCCCCTGCCAGGGTTCCAGCCTGCCCTTTGTCTCTATGACTTTCCAATCGGTCATCCAgttgtgagaccttgtctcagctCTGTCCTCTCTGATCAGCCCCTATACAGTCAAGGCTACCATTACTTGGGAACTGAGAACCCCTGGttagctgctgctcctcctcatGCCTTTCTGTCACTCCTCTCTGCCCAGTTTTTCCTGCTTTATAGTCAGTTGTGTTATCCATGGTGCTTCTGTCTCTGCCCAACTTCTAGTCCAGTCCCCACATCCCACTCCATAACCTTGCCTTTGACTAGCATGATCACATCTGGGTGAACAAGGACTCCAGCCTCGCACCCAGTCAGTGGGATGTCCCATTGTGGGACAACTGTCAACTGAATCCTGTGTGTTCTCACAGCTACAACTACTGCCGGGAGGATGAGGAGATCTACAAGGAATTCTTTGAAGTGGCCAATGACGTCATCCCCAACCTGCTGAAGGAGGCGGCCAGCCTGCTAGAAACAGGCGAAGAGCGGACTGGGGAGCAAGCCCAGGTGAAGGGCTGGCCTCCATTGGCGCACCCTC
This window encodes:
- the Men1 gene encoding menin isoform a (isoform a is encoded by transcript variant 1) produces the protein MPPPAAMGLKAAQKTLFPLRSIDDVVRLFAAELGREEPDLVLLSLVLGFVEHFLAVNRVIPTNVPELTFQPSPAPDPPGGLTYFPVADLSIIAALYARFTAQIRGAVDLSLYPREGGVSSRELVKKVSDVIWNSLSRSYFKDRAHIQSLFSFITGTKLDSSGVAFAVVGACQALGLRDVHLALSEDHAWVVFGPNGEQTAEVTWHGKGNEDRRGQTVNAGVAERSWLYLKGSYMRCDRKMEVAFMVCAINPSIDLHTDSLELLQLQQKLLWLLYDLGHLERYPMALGNLADLEELEPTPGRPDPLTLYHKGIASAKTYYQDEHIYPYMYLAGYHCRNRNVREALQAWADTATVIQDYNYCREDEEIYKEFFEVANDVIPNLLKEAASLLETGEERTGEQAQGTQGQGSALQDPECFAHLLRFYDGICKWEEGSPTPVLHVGWATFLVQSLGRFEGQVRQKVHIVSREAEAAEAEEPWGDEAREGRRRGPRRESKPEEPPPPKKPALDKGPGSGQSAGSGPPRKTSGTVPGTTRGGQEVGNAAQAPAPAASPPPEGPVLTFQSEKMKGMKELLVATKINSSAIKLQLTAQSQVQMKKQKVSTPSDYTLSFLKRQRKGL
- the Men1 gene encoding menin isoform b (isoform b is encoded by transcript variant 3) — its product is MGLKAAQKTLFPLRSIDDVVRLFAAELGREEPDLVLLSLVLGFVEHFLAVNRVIPTNVPELTFQPSPAPDPPGGLTYFPVADLSIIAALYARFTAQIRGAVDLSLYPREGGVSSRELVKKVSDVIWNSLSRSYFKDRAHIQSLFSFITGTKLDSSGVAFAVVGACQALGLRDVHLALSEDHAWVVFGPNGEQTAEVTWHGKGNEDRRGQTVNAGVAERSWLYLKGSYMRCDRKMEVAFMVCAINPSIDLHTDSLELLQLQQKLLWLLYDLGHLERYPMALGNLADLEELEPTPGRPDPLTLYHKGIASAKTYYQDEHIYPYMYLAGYHCRNRNVREALQAWADTATVIQDYNYCREDEEIYKEFFEVANDVIPNLLKEAASLLETGEERTGEQAQGTQGQGSALQDPECFAHLLRFYDGICKWEEGSPTPVLHVGWATFLVQSLGRFEGQVRQKVHIVSREAEAAEAEEPWGDEAREGRRRGPRRESKPEEPPPPKKPALDKGPGSGQSAGSGPPRKTSGTVPGTTRGGQEVGNAAQAPAPAASPPPEGPVLTFQSEKMKGMKELLVATKINSSAIKLQLTAQSQVQMKKQKVSTPSDYTLSFLKRQRKGL
- the Men1 gene encoding menin isoform c (isoform c is encoded by transcript variant 4), whose amino-acid sequence is MGLKAAQKTLFPLRSIDDVVRLFAAELGREEPDLVLLSLVLGFVEHFLAVNRVIPTNVPELTFQPSPAPDPPGGLTYFPVADLSIIAALYARFTAQIRGAVDLSLYPREGGVSSRELVKKVSDVIWNSLSRSYFKDRAHIQSLFSFITGTKLDSSGVAFAVVGACQALGLRDVHLALSEDHAWVVFGPNGEQTAEVTWHGKGNEDRRGQTVNAGVAERSWLYLKGSYMRCDRKMEVAFMVCAINPSIDLHTDSLELLQLQQKLLWLLYDLGHLERYPMALGNLADLEELEPTPGRPDPLTLYHKGIASAKTYYQDEHIYPYMYLAGYHCRNRNVREALQAWADTATVIQDYNYCREDEEIYKEFFEVANDVIPNLLKEAASLLETGEERTGEQAQVRQKVHIVSREAEAAEAEEPWGDEAREGRRRGPRRESKPEEPPPPKKPALDKGPGSGQSAGSGPPRKTSGTVPGTTRGGQEVGNAAQAPAPAASPPPEGPVLTFQSEKMKGMKELLVATKINSSAIKLQLTAQSQVQMKKQKVSTPSDYTLSFLKRQRKGL